A DNA window from Hevea brasiliensis isolate MT/VB/25A 57/8 chromosome 2, ASM3005281v1, whole genome shotgun sequence contains the following coding sequences:
- the LOC131177988 gene encoding uncharacterized protein LOC131177988, with protein sequence MELSALKYGGPVMHLAICILLPEKQKFLVFFGLFKMTTSNHFETFNVRFNGKKYSAWEFQFQLFVIGKELWGHVDGSDPAPIDSKELLQWNVKDSRVMTWILRSVDPLIVPNLRPYKTAKAMWDYLKKNFWAEFTDIVYAKVPAESLSVIQAIHEQSKRDQFLMKLRSDFETIRSNLMSRDPSPSLDVCFWELLREEQSLLTQSTFKQENIVTVAFTAQGKGKGRDMNNIQCYSCKEYGHIAANYGRSSATTVNSSNTS encoded by the exons ATGGAACTCTCAGCTCTCAA GTATGGTGGCCCTGTAATGCATTTGGCTATTTGCATACTATTACCGGAGAAGCAA AAATTTCTGGTTTTCTTTGGGCTATTCAAGATGACAACTTCAAACCATTTTGAGACTTTCAATGTTCGATTCAATGGAAAAAAATATTCTGCCTGGGAATTTCAGTTTCAATTATTTGTCATAGGGAAAGAATTATGGGGTCATGTTGATGGTAGTGATCCAGCTCCTATAGATTCTAAGGAGTTGCTTCAATGGAACGTTAAAGATTCTCGGGTAATGACCTGGATTTTAAGGTCTGTTGACCCTCTTATTGTTCCTAATCTAAGGCCATATAAGACTGCAAAGGCCATGTGGGATTACTTAAAAAAG AACTTTTGGGCAGAATTTACTGACATTGTTTATGCTAAGGTACCTGCAGAATCTCTTTCTGTAATTCAGGCAATTCATGAGCAAAGCAAGAGAGatcaatttttaatgaaattgagATCTGATTTTGAGACGATTCGCTCAAATTTAATGAGTCGTGATCCTTCACCTTCCTTAGATGTTTGTTTTTGGGAATTACTTCGTGAAGAGCAGAGTCTTCTCACACAAAGCACTTTCAAGCAAGAGAATATTGTCACAGTTGCATTTACAGCTCAAGGAAAAGGGAAGGGTAGGGATATGAACAACATACAGTGTTATA